In the Actinomycetota bacterium genome, ACGTGCTTCTCGTAGTCCAGACCTGCTCGCGAGAAGGCGATCTCGCAGAACTCGCGCACCGTGTGAGTCTCGCCCGTGGCGACCACGTAGTCGCCCGGCTCGTCCTGCTGCAGCATGAGCCACATCGCCTCGACGTAGTCGCCGGCGAATCCCCAGTCACGCTTGGCGTCGAGATTGCCGAGCGTGAGTTGCGTGGCCTTGCCCGCTGCGATGCGTGCGACGCCGTCGGTGATCTTCCGGGTGACGAACTCGATGCCCCGTCGCGGTGACTCGTGGTTGAACAGGATGCCGTTGCTTGCGTGCATCCCATAGCTCTCGCGGTAGTTGAGCGTGATGAAGTAGCCGTAGACCTTCGCCACTCCATACGGCGAACGGGGATGGAACGGCGTCGACTCGCTCTGCGGCGTTTCATGCACCTTGCCGAACATCTCCGAGCTCGAAGCCTGGTAGAAGCGGGCGTCGGGCTTGACGCGGTGAATCGCCTCGAGAATGCGTGTCACTCCGAGAGCGTCGACGTCCCCGGTGTAGACCGGCTCCTTCCACGAGTCGGCGACGAAGGACTGCGCGGCAAGGTTGTAGACCTCGTCCGGCTTCGCATCCTCGATCGCATCGAGCAGCGAGGTCTGGTCGAGAAGGTCCCCTCCGACCACGGTGATGCGCTCCAGGAAGGAGTCGATTCGCTCGGTCGTTTCCGACGATGAGCGCCTCTGCAGGCCGAAGACCTCGTAGCCCTTCTCCAGCAGCAGCTCTGCGAGGTAGGAACCGTCCTGACCGGTCAGACCGGTGATGAGTGCACGTTTGCCCACGATAACGCCTCCTAGCGTCCCCAGTCGTCCTCGTAGCGGACGATGTCGTCTTCACCCAGGTAGTCTCCCACAGCTACCTCGATCACGCGAAGCATGCTGTCGCCGTCGTTGCTCATGCGGTGCCTGGACCCGATCGGCAAGTAGATGGACTCGTTCGACGCAACACGTACGCTCTCGCCGTCGCGCTCTACGATCGCCTCGCCCTCCACGACCACCCAATGCTCGCTGCGTCGCTCGTGACTCTGCACCGACAGCCGCTTGCCAGGCAGCACGTCGATCGACTTGATCTGGAACGCCTCGCCCTTCATGAGAAGCGTCCAGGAACCCCAGGGTCTGACCGAGGAGCGTGAGGTCACGACCTCGGGCGCCCCCAGGGCCTTGAGAGCGTCGACCACGAGCCGCACGTCCTGCGCGCGGTCCTTGGCAGCCACAAGCGTGGCATCGGCCGTATCCACCACGATGACATCATCGAGCCCGAGCGTTGCGACGAGCCGGTCGGCCGAGTAGGCGATCACGTTGCGCGAGTCGACATCGGTGACGTTCCCGACGAGCACGTTGCCCCGCTCGTCCGGCTTCGCGAGCGTGGCGAGCGAGAGCAGAGAGCCCACATCGGACCAATCGAGCGAGGTCGGCACCACGGCGACGCGGTTCGAGACCTCTAGCACGGCCTTGTCGAACGGCACCGATGGAAGCATCTCGAACCGCTCTCGCGCTGCATCGCTCGTCCACATCTCGGAAGGCAGGCTCGCAAGCCACTCGGTGACACGCACGATTGCCTCGCCGTTCGCCGAATCAGGCGTGGCCGAGGACGACCCGGCCGACAGAAGCTCCTCGATCACGACCGACGCCCGCGCCACGAGCATCCCGGAGTTCCACAGGTAGTCGCCGGAGGCGACGTAGCCCTCGGCGGTTGCGAGGTCGGGCTTCTCGACGAAGCGGGCCACGCGGTGCGCGCTCGTATCGCCGATCGCGAGCCCTTCGAGCGCCTCCCCGGCCTGAATGTAGCCGTAGCCGGTCTCGGGCGACGTCGGGCGCAGGCCGATCGTCACGAGCATGCCGCGCTCGGCGGCCCGGCATGCCACGCCGACCGTCTCGGCCCAGCGCACACCGTCTTCGAGCAGGTGGTCCGAGGGCAGCACGATCATCAGCGCGTTGGGGTCGCGCTGCACGAGGTAGGCCGCCGCGAGCGCCATTGCCGGCGCGGTGTTTCG is a window encoding:
- the gmd gene encoding GDP-mannose 4,6-dehydratase, giving the protein MGKRALITGLTGQDGSYLAELLLEKGYEVFGLQRRSSSETTERIDSFLERITVVGGDLLDQTSLLDAIEDAKPDEVYNLAAQSFVADSWKEPVYTGDVDALGVTRILEAIHRVKPDARFYQASSSEMFGKVHETPQSESTPFHPRSPYGVAKVYGYFITLNYRESYGMHASNGILFNHESPRRGIEFVTRKITDGVARIAAGKATQLTLGNLDAKRDWGFAGDYVEAMWLMLQQDEPGDYVVATGETHTVREFCEIAFSRAGLDYEKHVVQDPRFMRPAEVELLLGDPGKAKRELGWEPKVSFQGLVEMMVDSDLERYGVSR
- a CDS encoding mannose-1-phosphate guanylyltransferase/mannose-6-phosphate isomerase — translated: MTQAHPHLHAVILAGGSGARFWPLSREMTPKQMLSIFGGMSLIEQAVARIEPFVEPGALHVFTNEQLLPELRSHLGARSSGGGNAIGFVAEPVPRNTAPAMALAAAYLVQRDPNALMIVLPSDHLLEDGVRWAETVGVACRAAERGMLVTIGLRPTSPETGYGYIQAGEALEGLAIGDTSAHRVARFVEKPDLATAEGYVASGDYLWNSGMLVARASVVIEELLSAGSSSATPDSANGEAIVRVTEWLASLPSEMWTSDAARERFEMLPSVPFDKAVLEVSNRVAVVPTSLDWSDVGSLLSLATLAKPDERGNVLVGNVTDVDSRNVIAYSADRLVATLGLDDVIVVDTADATLVAAKDRAQDVRLVVDALKALGAPEVVTSRSSVRPWGSWTLLMKGEAFQIKSIDVLPGKRLSVQSHERRSEHWVVVEGEAIVERDGESVRVASNESIYLPIGSRHRMSNDGDSMLRVIEVAVGDYLGEDDIVRYEDDWGR